In the genome of Rhodoferax sp. BAB1, one region contains:
- the leuS gene encoding leucine--tRNA ligase: MQDKYQHLEVEKAAHSHWVARDAYRVTEDAGKKKFYACSMLPYPSGKLHMGHVRNYTINDMLTRYLRMNGYNVLMPMGWDAFGLPAENAALKNGVPPAKWTYENIAYMKGQMQAMGLAIDWSREVATCDPTYYKWNQWLFLKMLEKGIAYRKTQVVNWDPVDQTVLANEQVIDGRGWRTGALVEKREIPGYYLKITDYAQELLDHVQIGNEKATLNGWPERVRLMQENWIGRSEGVRFAFTHQVKGEDGQLIDDGRMYVFTTRADTIMGVTFCAVAPEHPLAQHAAKSNPKLAAFIEDCKKGGTTEAELALREKEGMPTGLFVKHPLIEEQVEVWVGNYVLMSYGDGAVMGVPAHDERDFAFALKYQLPIRQVVHVDGEHYDYHHWHDWYADKAKGVTINSDTFSGLAYAEAVNAVAHALQVRGLGEKRTTWRLRDWGVSRQRYWGTPIPIIHCEVHGAVPVPEKDLPVVLPQDCIPDGSGNPLHKHEGFHAGVVCPVCGKSARRETDTMDTFVDSSWYYMRYCDPTNPDKMVAEGANYWMPMDQYIGGIEHAILHLLYARFWTKVMRDLGLVKVDEPFTKLLTQGMVLNHIYSRRTEKGGKEYYWPHDVEHVLDAGGKITGAKLNKAVGGLPAGTAIDYEGVGTMSKSKNNGVDPQDLIEKYGADTARLYTMFTAPPEATLEWNDAAVEGSYRFLRRVWNFGLKLSAMDPAAASASVAGVKNLQDVRFGKEAKALRLEIHSVLKQVDYDYQRMQYNTVVSGAMKLLNALEDFKAGGTPGAEVALIEGFGILLRCIYPATPHITHVLWSELGYAGVLGELLDAPWPQVDPSALQQDEVELMLQINGKLRGAILVPAGASKEAIEAIACASEPVQTQAQGGAIKRVIVVPGRLVNVVL; encoded by the coding sequence ATGCAAGACAAATACCAACACCTTGAGGTCGAGAAGGCCGCCCACAGCCACTGGGTGGCACGTGATGCCTACCGCGTGACGGAAGACGCCGGCAAGAAGAAGTTCTACGCCTGTTCCATGCTGCCCTACCCCAGCGGTAAGCTGCACATGGGCCACGTGCGCAACTACACCATCAACGACATGCTCACGCGCTACCTGCGCATGAACGGCTACAACGTCCTGATGCCCATGGGCTGGGACGCCTTCGGCCTGCCGGCCGAGAACGCGGCGCTCAAGAACGGCGTGCCGCCGGCGAAGTGGACCTACGAGAACATCGCCTACATGAAGGGGCAGATGCAGGCCATGGGCCTGGCGATCGACTGGAGCCGCGAGGTTGCCACCTGCGACCCCACGTACTACAAGTGGAACCAGTGGCTCTTCCTCAAGATGCTGGAGAAGGGCATCGCCTACCGCAAGACCCAGGTCGTGAACTGGGACCCGGTGGACCAGACCGTGCTGGCCAACGAACAGGTCATCGACGGCCGCGGCTGGCGCACCGGCGCGCTGGTGGAAAAGCGCGAGATCCCGGGTTATTACCTGAAGATCACCGACTACGCCCAGGAACTGCTGGACCACGTGCAGATCGGCAACGAGAAAGCGACGCTGAACGGCTGGCCCGAGCGCGTGCGCCTGATGCAGGAGAACTGGATCGGCCGCAGCGAGGGCGTGCGCTTCGCCTTCACGCACCAGGTCAAGGGCGAGGACGGCCAGCTCATCGATGATGGTCGCATGTACGTCTTCACGACGCGGGCTGACACCATCATGGGTGTGACCTTCTGCGCCGTGGCGCCGGAGCACCCGCTGGCCCAGCATGCCGCGAAGAGCAATCCGAAGCTGGCGGCCTTCATCGAGGACTGCAAGAAGGGCGGCACCACCGAGGCCGAGCTCGCGCTGCGCGAGAAAGAGGGCATGCCCACCGGCCTGTTCGTGAAGCATCCGCTGATCGAGGAGCAGGTCGAGGTCTGGGTCGGCAACTACGTGCTCATGAGCTACGGCGACGGCGCTGTCATGGGTGTGCCGGCGCACGACGAGCGTGACTTCGCCTTTGCGCTGAAGTACCAGCTGCCGATCCGCCAGGTGGTGCACGTCGACGGCGAGCACTACGACTACCACCACTGGCACGACTGGTACGCCGACAAGGCCAAGGGCGTGACCATCAATTCGGACACCTTCAGTGGCCTGGCCTACGCCGAAGCGGTGAACGCGGTGGCGCACGCCCTGCAGGTGCGCGGCCTGGGTGAGAAGAGGACCACCTGGCGCCTGCGCGACTGGGGCGTTTCGCGCCAGCGCTACTGGGGCACGCCGATCCCCATCATCCATTGCGAGGTGCATGGCGCGGTGCCGGTCCCCGAAAAAGACCTGCCGGTGGTGCTGCCGCAGGACTGCATTCCCGACGGTTCCGGCAACCCGCTGCACAAGCACGAAGGTTTCCACGCTGGTGTGGTCTGCCCGGTCTGCGGCAAGTCGGCGCGGCGCGAGACCGACACCATGGACACCTTCGTGGACTCGTCCTGGTACTACATGCGCTATTGCGACCCGACCAACCCGGACAAGATGGTGGCGGAGGGCGCGAACTACTGGATGCCGATGGACCAGTACATCGGCGGCATCGAGCACGCCATCCTGCACCTGCTGTATGCGCGCTTCTGGACCAAGGTCATGCGCGATCTGGGGCTGGTGAAGGTCGACGAGCCCTTCACCAAGCTGTTGACCCAGGGCATGGTGCTCAACCACATCTATTCGCGCCGCACGGAGAAGGGCGGCAAGGAGTACTACTGGCCGCATGACGTGGAACATGTGCTCGATGCCGGCGGCAAGATCACGGGTGCGAAGCTGAACAAGGCGGTGGGCGGCCTGCCCGCGGGCACGGCCATCGACTACGAGGGCGTGGGCACCATGTCCAAGTCCAAGAACAACGGTGTCGATCCGCAGGACCTGATCGAGAAGTACGGCGCCGACACGGCGCGCCTGTACACCATGTTCACCGCGCCGCCCGAGGCCACGCTGGAGTGGAACGACGCCGCGGTCGAGGGCAGCTACCGCTTCCTGCGCCGCGTCTGGAACTTCGGTCTCAAGCTGTCGGCCATGGACCCGGCGGCTGCCAGCGCCAGCGTGGCCGGCGTGAAGAACCTCCAGGACGTGCGCTTCGGCAAGGAAGCCAAGGCCCTGCGCCTGGAAATCCACAGCGTGCTCAAGCAGGTGGACTACGACTACCAGCGCATGCAGTACAACACCGTGGTCTCCGGGGCCATGAAGCTGCTCAATGCGCTGGAGGATTTCAAGGCCGGCGGCACGCCGGGCGCCGAGGTTGCCTTGATCGAAGGTTTCGGCATCCTCCTGCGTTGCATCTACCCGGCCACGCCGCACATCACCCATGTGCTGTGGAGCGAACTGGGCTACGCCGGCGTGCTGGGCGAGCTGCTGGACGCGCCCTGGCCCCAGGTGGATCCCTCCGCGCTGCAGCAGGACGAGGTCGAGCTCATGCTGCAGATCAACGGCAAGCTGCGTGGTGCCATCCTGGTGCCGGCCGGCGCTTCGAAGGAAGCCATCGAGGCCATCGCCTGCGCCAGCGAACCGGTGCAGACCCAGGCCCAGGGTGGCGCGATCAAGCGTGTCATCGTGGTGCCCGGTCGCCTGGTCAATGTTGTCCTCTGA
- the lptE gene encoding LPS assembly lipoprotein LptE, with product MKRRLFAGLLCASLLGLAGCGFGLRQPYSFAFTSLYSSVAPTSPMGVELKRQLQSSGQLEYITDAARQQEAQAVLDILSEQRVKTVVGVSATGQVREFQLRLTLKFRLRTPQGREIIPETELVQQRSLSYDEAYALAKETEEAILYRNMQSDMVQQILRRLAAIKQL from the coding sequence ATGAAACGGCGTCTCTTTGCCGGCCTCCTGTGCGCGTCGCTGCTGGGGTTGGCCGGCTGTGGTTTCGGGCTGCGCCAGCCCTACAGCTTTGCCTTCACCTCTCTGTACAGCAGTGTGGCGCCGACCTCGCCCATGGGGGTGGAACTCAAGCGCCAACTGCAGTCCAGCGGACAGCTGGAGTACATCACCGACGCAGCTCGCCAGCAGGAGGCGCAGGCGGTGCTCGACATCCTCTCCGAGCAGCGTGTCAAGACCGTGGTCGGCGTCAGCGCCACGGGCCAGGTGCGGGAGTTCCAGCTGCGCCTGACCCTCAAGTTCCGTCTGCGTACGCCGCAGGGCAGGGAGATCATTCCCGAGACCGAACTCGTGCAGCAGCGTTCGCTCAGCTACGACGAAGCCTATGCCCTGGCCAAGGAAACCGAGGAGGCCATCCTCTACCGCAATATGCAGAGTGACATGGTGCAGCAGATCCTGCGCCGCCTGGCCGCCATCAAGCAGCTCTGA
- the holA gene encoding DNA polymerase III subunit delta translates to MQVAAAQLPAQLQRGLKSLYTVHGDEPLLQQEVADTIRATARAQGYTERTVHTVAGAHFDWSEVLAAGGSLSLFADKQIVEIRIPSGKPGKDGSVALQQLAEAAQDNDSTLTLVLLPRLDKQTKTGAWFGALESFGVTVQVEPVERRALPQWIAQRLGAQGQRVVGGEEGQRTLQFFADRVEGNLLAAHQEIQKLALLYPEGELSFEQVEGAVLNVARYDVFKLSEAVLAGQAARVQRMLDGLKAEGEAEVLVHYALSEDIRALKRVKDAIGQGRPLPMALREQRIWGLKERLYERVLPLLTATDLANLLQAAHQVDGIVKGLKQPDWPTEGWQALQRLALQLCGHCAIAPAKTGGVRK, encoded by the coding sequence ATGCAAGTCGCAGCCGCCCAGCTCCCCGCCCAGCTGCAGCGCGGGCTCAAGAGCCTGTACACGGTCCACGGTGACGAGCCGCTGCTGCAACAGGAGGTGGCCGACACCATCCGCGCGACGGCGCGTGCCCAGGGTTATACCGAGCGCACCGTGCACACGGTGGCCGGTGCCCACTTCGACTGGAGCGAGGTGCTGGCGGCTGGCGGTTCCCTGAGCCTGTTCGCCGACAAGCAGATCGTCGAGATCCGCATTCCTTCGGGCAAACCCGGCAAGGACGGCAGCGTGGCGCTGCAGCAGCTGGCCGAAGCCGCCCAGGACAACGACAGCACGCTCACCCTGGTGCTGCTGCCGCGCCTGGACAAACAAACGAAAACCGGCGCCTGGTTCGGCGCCCTGGAAAGCTTTGGCGTGACGGTGCAGGTCGAGCCGGTCGAACGGCGGGCCCTGCCGCAGTGGATTGCCCAGCGCCTGGGCGCCCAGGGCCAGCGGGTCGTGGGTGGCGAGGAGGGGCAGCGTACCCTGCAGTTTTTCGCCGACCGGGTGGAGGGCAATCTGCTGGCCGCCCACCAGGAAATCCAGAAACTCGCACTGCTGTATCCCGAAGGGGAGTTGTCTTTCGAGCAGGTCGAAGGCGCCGTGCTGAACGTGGCGCGCTACGACGTGTTCAAGCTGTCCGAGGCCGTGCTGGCCGGGCAGGCGGCGCGCGTGCAGCGCATGCTCGATGGCCTGAAAGCCGAGGGCGAGGCCGAGGTGCTGGTGCACTACGCGCTGAGCGAGGACATTCGCGCCCTCAAGCGCGTCAAGGATGCCATCGGGCAGGGCCGCCCCCTGCCCATGGCCCTGCGCGAGCAGCGCATCTGGGGCCTGAAGGAGCGCCTCTACGAGCGCGTGCTGCCCCTGCTGACGGCCACTGACCTGGCCAATCTGCTGCAGGCGGCGCATCAGGTCGACGGCATCGTCAAGGGCTTGAAGCAGCCCGACTGGCCCACCGAGGGTTGGCAGGCCCTGCAGCGCCTGGCCCTGCAGCTGTGCGGGCACTGTGCCATCGCCCCCGCGAAAACGGGTGGCGTGCGAAAATAA
- a CDS encoding glutamate-5-semialdehyde dehydrogenase: MNAPDATARITDITQALGRQARVAAAGMAKASAAKKNDALRRLAALLRANTAALGRENDKDLARAQTAGLAEPMVDRLKLTPKVIETVAQGCEQLAAMGDIIGEIVGMKQQPSGIRVGQMRVPIGVFGMIFESRPNVTIEAASLSIKSGNACILRGGSEAIESNKALAKLVQQALVEAGLPAQAVQLVQTTDREVVGQLITMPEYVDVIIPRGGKSLIERISREAKVPVIKHLDGNCHTYVDDPCDLDMAVRVADNAKTNKYSPCNATESLLVARGVAVDFLPRIGAVYAAKGVEMRCCPESWAILEGIPGAQLKEATEQDWYEEYLAPIIAVKVVAGLDEAISHINQYGSHHTDAILTRDHMHAQAFLREVDSGSVMVNASTRFADGFEYGLGAEIGISTDKFHARGPVGLEGLTSLKYVVLGEGEVRA; encoded by the coding sequence ATGAACGCGCCCGACGCCACCGCCCGCATCACCGACATCACCCAGGCCTTGGGCCGGCAGGCGCGCGTCGCCGCCGCCGGGATGGCCAAGGCCAGCGCCGCGAAGAAGAACGACGCCCTGCGTCGTCTGGCCGCCCTGCTGCGCGCCAATACGGCTGCGCTGGGCCGGGAAAACGACAAAGACCTGGCCCGCGCCCAGACGGCCGGCCTGGCCGAGCCCATGGTGGATCGGCTCAAGCTCACGCCCAAGGTCATCGAGACCGTGGCTCAGGGGTGCGAGCAGCTGGCGGCCATGGGCGACATCATCGGCGAGATCGTCGGCATGAAACAGCAGCCCAGCGGCATCCGCGTGGGCCAGATGCGCGTGCCCATCGGCGTCTTCGGCATGATCTTCGAGAGCCGGCCCAACGTCACCATCGAGGCGGCCAGCCTGTCCATCAAGAGCGGCAATGCCTGCATCCTGCGTGGCGGCTCCGAGGCCATCGAGTCGAACAAGGCGCTGGCCAAGCTGGTGCAGCAGGCCCTGGTCGAGGCCGGCCTGCCGGCGCAGGCCGTGCAGCTGGTGCAGACCACCGACCGCGAGGTGGTGGGCCAGCTCATCACCATGCCCGAATACGTGGACGTGATCATCCCGCGCGGCGGCAAGTCGCTGATCGAGCGCATCAGCCGCGAGGCCAAGGTGCCGGTCATCAAGCACCTGGACGGCAACTGCCACACCTATGTCGACGATCCCTGCGACCTCGACATGGCGGTGCGGGTCGCCGACAACGCCAAGACCAACAAGTACAGCCCCTGCAATGCCACCGAGAGCCTGCTGGTGGCGCGGGGCGTGGCGGTCGACTTCCTGCCCCGCATCGGTGCCGTCTACGCCGCCAAGGGCGTGGAGATGCGCTGCTGCCCGGAGTCCTGGGCCATCCTGGAAGGCATCCCCGGCGCCCAGCTCAAGGAAGCCACCGAGCAGGACTGGTACGAGGAATACTTGGCGCCCATCATCGCCGTCAAGGTGGTGGCGGGGCTGGACGAGGCGATTTCCCACATCAACCAGTACGGCAGCCACCATACCGACGCCATCCTCACGCGCGACCACATGCATGCCCAGGCCTTCCTGCGCGAGGTGGATTCGGGCAGCGTGATGGTCAACGCCAGCACGCGTTTTGCCGACGGCTTCGAATACGGCCTGGGCGCCGAGATCGGCATCAGTACCGACAAGTTCCATGCGCGCGGCCCGGTGGGCCTCGAAGGCCTGACCTCACTCAAGTACGTGGTGCTGGGCGAGGGCGAGGTCAGGGCTTGA
- the gshA gene encoding glutamate--cysteine ligase, translating to MVPHLITALTGPINELEQRILDSMPAIERWFRLEWMEHTPPFYSSVDIRNAGFKLAPVDTNLYPGGWNNLTPEMLPLAVQAAMAAIEKICPEARNLLLIPENHTRNTFYLSNVAQLRRIFHMAGLNVRIGSISPEIKKNTVIEIPGGETVTLEPVIRSKTRLGLKDFDPCTILLNNDLSAGIPGILEDIHEQYLLPPLHAGWSVRRKSKHFQSYEEVSKRFGKLLGIDPWLINPMFNRCGEVNFAESAGNECLSSNVDALLTKIRRKYKEYGIKEKPFVVVKADNGTYGMGIMTVRDPKELEDLNRRTRNKMSVIKDGQTVSEVIIQEGVLTNERMHDAVAEPVVYMMDRYVVGGFYRVHAERGIDENLNAPGASFVPLAFDQSTHLPQPGAKPGASAPNRFYMYGVIGRLAMLAASYELEATNPEAEVYE from the coding sequence ATGGTTCCCCATCTCATCACCGCCCTGACCGGTCCCATCAACGAGCTCGAGCAGCGCATCCTCGACTCCATGCCCGCCATCGAGCGCTGGTTCCGCCTGGAGTGGATGGAACACACGCCACCCTTCTACAGCTCGGTGGACATCCGCAACGCCGGCTTCAAGCTCGCGCCGGTGGACACCAACCTCTACCCCGGCGGCTGGAACAACCTCACGCCCGAGATGCTGCCGCTGGCGGTGCAGGCGGCCATGGCGGCGATCGAGAAGATCTGCCCCGAGGCGCGCAACCTGCTGCTGATCCCCGAGAACCACACGCGCAACACCTTCTACCTGAGCAATGTGGCGCAGCTGCGGCGCATCTTCCACATGGCCGGCCTGAACGTGCGCATCGGCTCCATCAGCCCCGAGATCAAGAAAAATACCGTCATCGAAATTCCCGGCGGCGAGACCGTCACGCTGGAGCCGGTCATCCGCAGCAAGACCCGCCTGGGCCTCAAGGACTTCGACCCCTGCACCATCCTGCTCAACAACGATCTTTCGGCCGGCATCCCCGGCATCCTGGAGGACATCCACGAGCAGTACCTGCTGCCGCCGCTGCACGCGGGCTGGTCCGTGCGCCGCAAGAGCAAGCATTTCCAGAGCTACGAAGAAGTGTCCAAGCGCTTCGGCAAGCTGCTGGGCATCGACCCCTGGCTGATCAACCCCATGTTCAACCGCTGCGGCGAGGTCAACTTCGCCGAGAGCGCGGGCAACGAATGCCTGAGCAGCAACGTCGACGCCCTGCTCACCAAGATCCGGCGCAAGTACAAGGAATACGGCATCAAGGAAAAGCCCTTCGTGGTCGTCAAGGCCGACAACGGCACCTATGGCATGGGCATCATGACCGTGCGCGACCCCAAGGAGCTGGAAGACCTGAACCGCCGTACGCGCAACAAGATGAGCGTCATCAAGGACGGGCAGACCGTCAGCGAGGTCATCATCCAGGAAGGTGTGCTGACCAACGAGCGCATGCACGACGCCGTGGCCGAACCCGTGGTCTACATGATGGACCGCTACGTGGTGGGCGGTTTCTACCGCGTGCACGCCGAGCGCGGCATCGACGAAAACCTCAATGCCCCGGGCGCCAGCTTCGTGCCCCTGGCTTTCGACCAGAGCACCCATCTGCCCCAGCCCGGCGCCAAGCCCGGGGCCAGCGCGCCCAACCGCTTCTACATGTACGGCGTCATCGGCCGCCTGGCCATGCTGGCGGCCAGCTACGAACTGGAAGCCACGAACCCCGAGGCCGAGGTCTACGAATAA